A region of Pongo pygmaeus isolate AG05252 chromosome 15, NHGRI_mPonPyg2-v2.0_pri, whole genome shotgun sequence DNA encodes the following proteins:
- the RAB15 gene encoding ras-related protein Rab-15 isoform X2, whose protein sequence is MKTIEVDGIKVRIQIWDTAGQERYQTITKQYYRRAQGIFLVYDISSERSYQHIMKWVSDVDEYAPEGVQKILIGNKADEEQKRQVGREQGQQLAKEYGMDFYETSACTNLNIKESFTRLTELVLQAHRKELEGLRTRASNELALAELEEEEGKPEGPANSSKTCWC, encoded by the exons ATGAAGACCATAGAGGTAGACGGCATCAAAGTGCGGATACAGATTTG GGACACCGCAGGGCAGGAGAGATACCAGACCATCACAAAGCAGTACTATCGGCGGGCCCAG gggATATTTTTGGTCTACGACATTAGCAGCGAGCGCTCTTACCAGCACATCATGAAGTGGGTCAGTGACGTGGATGAG TACGCACCAGAAGGCGTCCAGAAGATCCTTATTGGGAATAAGGCTGATGAGGAGCAGAAACGGCAGGTGGGAAGAGAGCAAGGGCAGCAG CTGGCAAAGGAGTATGGCATGGACTTCTATGAAACAAGTGCCTGCACCAACCTCAACATTAAAGAG TCATTCACGCGTCTGACGGAGCTGGTGCTGCAGGCCCATAGGAAGGAGCTGGAAGGCCTCCGGACGCGTGCCAGCAACGAGTTGGCACTGGcagagctggaggaggaggagggcaaaCCCGAGGGCCCAGCGAACTCTTCGAAAACCTGCTGGTGCTGA